One Salvia splendens isolate huo1 chromosome 22, SspV2, whole genome shotgun sequence DNA segment encodes these proteins:
- the LOC121787572 gene encoding plant intracellular Ras-group-related LRR protein 7-like — MGCCTSKSADSKASRAARWRSTGIVALRDSKLKTFPDEVLDLERSVRTLDLTNNKLVDVPTEINKLINLQRLVLTENVIERLPMNLGKLQYLKVMALDGNRITTLPDEFGQLVKLEKLSISRNLLLNLPETIGSLRNLMLLDVSNNKIKFLPESIGSCFSLEEIQANENSIEELPLSVCNLVHLKSLSLDNNKVKQIPPNLLKDCKSLQNISLHGNPISMDDFQQMEGFEDFEGRRKRKFDKLIDSNVMINSKGLDEGVDL, encoded by the exons ATGGGGTGCTGCACCAGCAAGAGCGCTGATTCCAAGGCCAGCCGCGCCGCTCGCTGGCGCTCCACCGGAATCGTTGCCTTGCGCGACTCCAAATTGAAG ACATTTCCAGATGAAGTTCTTGATTTGGAAAGATCAGTCCGCACGCTTGATTTGACGAACAACAAATTAG TTGATGTGCCAACGGAGATAAACAAACTGATAAACTTGCAGCGGCTG GTTTTAACAGAAAATGTTATTGAGCGTCTACCAATGAACTTGGGGAAGCTTCAATATCTAAAAGTTATGGCACTGGATGGAAATCGGATCACCACATTGCCTGATGAAT TTGGTCAATTGGTGAAACTGGAGAAGCTATCAATATCCCGAAATTTGTTACTTAACTTGCCTGAAACTATTGGGAGCTTGAGGAAT TTGATGCTGTTAGATGTGtcaaacaataaaataaagtttCTTCCTGAATCCATTGGTAGTTGCTTTTCTTTGGAGGAAATTCAAGCTAATG AAAATTCTATTGAAGAGCTCCCATTGTCAGTTTGCAATCTTGTTCATCTAAAGTCACTCTCTTTGGATAATAACAAAGTGAAGCAG ATACCTCCAAACTTGCTGAAAGATTGCAAAAGCCTGCAGAATATATCCCTCCACGGCAACCCCATTTCTATGGATGATTTTCAACAG ATGGAAGGCTTTGAAGATTTTGAGGGCCGGAGGAAAAGGAAGTTCGACAAACTGATAGATTCGAATGTGATGATAAACTCCAAAGGCCTCGATGAGGGCGTTGATCTATGA